In Ancalomicrobiaceae bacterium S20, the following proteins share a genomic window:
- a CDS encoding isovaleryl-CoA dehydrogenase: protein MAANSFKGFDFDLGETADMLRDTVASFAADRIAPIADKVDREDWFPRHLWPEMGALGLHGITVEEEWGGAGLGYLEHCIAMEEISRASGSVGLSYGAHSNLCVNQLRRWGTEAQKQRYLPKLVSGEHLGALAMSEPGAGSDVVSMRLKAEKRGDRYVLNGTKMWITNGPSADTLIVYAKTDPDAGPRGITAFLIEKDFKGFSVAQKLDKLGMRGSETGELVFEDCEVPEENVLGAVGKGVNVLMSGLDYERTVLAAGPLGIMQAALDIVLPYVHDRKQFGQSIGTFQLVQGKVADMYVGLNACRAYVYAVAKACDRGQTTREDAAGAILYAAEKATRVALDAIQLLGGNGYINDSATGRLLRDAKLYEIGAGTSEIRRMLIGRQLFERTA from the coding sequence ATGGCCGCGAACAGCTTCAAGGGCTTCGATTTCGATCTCGGCGAGACCGCCGACATGCTGCGCGACACGGTCGCGAGCTTCGCCGCCGACCGGATCGCGCCGATCGCCGACAAGGTCGACCGCGAGGACTGGTTCCCGCGCCATCTCTGGCCGGAGATGGGTGCGCTCGGCCTGCACGGCATCACGGTCGAGGAGGAATGGGGCGGCGCCGGGCTCGGCTATCTCGAGCACTGCATTGCGATGGAGGAGATCTCGCGCGCATCCGGTTCGGTCGGGCTCTCCTACGGCGCGCATTCGAACCTGTGCGTGAACCAGCTCCGCCGCTGGGGCACCGAGGCGCAGAAGCAGCGATACCTGCCGAAGCTCGTTTCGGGCGAGCACCTCGGCGCGCTCGCCATGTCGGAGCCCGGCGCCGGCTCGGACGTCGTCTCGATGCGGCTCAAGGCCGAGAAGCGGGGCGACCGCTACGTCCTCAACGGCACCAAGATGTGGATCACCAACGGCCCCTCGGCCGACACGCTGATCGTCTATGCCAAGACCGATCCGGACGCGGGCCCGCGCGGCATCACCGCCTTCCTGATCGAGAAGGATTTCAAGGGTTTTTCGGTCGCCCAGAAACTCGACAAGCTCGGCATGCGTGGCTCGGAGACCGGCGAGCTCGTCTTCGAAGACTGCGAAGTGCCGGAAGAGAATGTGCTCGGCGCGGTCGGCAAGGGCGTGAACGTGCTGATGTCGGGCCTCGACTACGAGCGCACCGTGCTCGCCGCCGGGCCGCTCGGCATCATGCAGGCGGCACTCGACATCGTGCTGCCCTACGTTCACGACCGCAAACAGTTCGGTCAGTCGATCGGCACCTTCCAGCTCGTGCAGGGCAAGGTCGCCGACATGTATGTCGGCCTCAACGCCTGCCGGGCCTATGTCTATGCCGTCGCCAAGGCCTGCGATCGCGGCCAGACCACGCGCGAGGACGCCGCCGGCGCCATTCTCTACGCGGCCGAAAAGGCGACCAGGGTGGCGCTCGATGCGATCCAGCTGCTCGGCGGCAACGGTTACATCAACGACAGCGCCACCGGACGGCTCTTACGCGACGCCAAGCTCTACGAAATCGGCGCCGGCACGAGCGAGATCCGGCGCATGCTGATCGGCCGCCAGCTGTTCGAACGCACCGCCTGA
- a CDS encoding MltA domain-containing protein translates to MGAAARAAGPLDRVAARAFFERHFEPVVQSRAAPFLTGYYEPVLAGSRERTARFTVPVYRRPDDLVEVDAATRPTDLDPALSFARREPGGRLVEHPDRPAIEAGALDGRNLELAFVEDLVDAFFVHVQGSARIDLQDGGTLRIAFDGKTGHPYTSIGRRLADLGLAGTEPLTADRLRAWLKADRDAGRALMRENRSYIFFRELPELDPALGAIAAAGAPLTPGRSLAVDRTEHTFRTPIYLAGRLPLGPEGEEVAFERLMIAQDTGSAIVGPARGDIFVGCGEAAGMVAGRIRHRPTAFVLLRPRETA, encoded by the coding sequence ATCGGTGCCGCGGCCCGTGCGGCCGGCCCGCTCGATCGCGTCGCCGCGCGCGCCTTCTTCGAGCGCCACTTCGAGCCCGTCGTCCAGTCTCGCGCCGCACCGTTCCTGACCGGCTACTACGAGCCCGTCCTGGCCGGTTCCCGCGAGCGGACCGCGCGATTCACGGTGCCCGTGTACCGGCGCCCCGACGATCTGGTCGAGGTCGACGCGGCGACCCGGCCGACGGATCTCGACCCGGCCCTCTCGTTTGCGCGCCGCGAACCCGGCGGCCGCCTCGTCGAACACCCCGACCGGCCGGCGATCGAGGCCGGCGCGCTCGACGGCCGCAACCTCGAACTGGCCTTCGTCGAGGATCTGGTCGACGCCTTCTTCGTCCATGTCCAGGGCTCCGCCCGGATCGACCTCCAAGACGGCGGTACGCTGCGGATCGCCTTCGACGGCAAGACCGGCCACCCCTATACGTCGATCGGGCGGCGGCTCGCGGACCTCGGCCTCGCCGGTACCGAGCCGCTGACGGCCGATCGTCTGCGCGCCTGGTTGAAGGCGGACCGTGATGCCGGCCGCGCGCTGATGCGCGAGAACCGCTCCTACATCTTCTTCCGCGAACTGCCCGAGCTTGATCCGGCGCTCGGCGCGATCGCCGCAGCCGGCGCGCCGCTGACGCCGGGCCGCAGCCTGGCGGTCGATCGGACCGAGCACACCTTCAGGACGCCGATCTATCTGGCCGGCCGGCTCCCGCTCGGGCCCGAGGGTGAGGAGGTCGCCTTCGAGCGGCTGATGATCGCGCAAGATACCGGATCGGCGATCGTCGGACCGGCGCGCGGCGATATCTTCGTCGGCTGCGGCGAGGCGGCCGGCATGGTTGCCGGCCGTATCCGCCACCGCCCGACCGCCTTCGTGCTCCTGCGTCCGCGGGAGACCGCATGA
- a CDS encoding putative zinc-binding peptidase, whose amino-acid sequence MRLFQCQACGQPTFFDNTTCLSCGHRLAWWPTRFELTAVEPADPETGAQAGGESAARWRLLADPDHRPLALCANAADDACNWLVEADDADGFCVACRHNRMIPALDDPSNRERWQRIEGAKRHLFYSLMRWRLPMPDRTEDPDEGLAFDFRADEVGPDGKVTPVMTGHDHGLITLNIAEADDVEREQRRVAMGETYRTLLGHMRHEVGHYYWDRLVRDGGRLDDFRAIFGDERVSYADALKAHYENGPPADWRDRFVSAYASAHPWEDFAETWAHYLHIVDALETAHAFGLRLRPRVAAEDLSADVSFDPYRAGPVERVIEAWVPLTVAVNGINRSMGQPDLYPFVLTAPVIDKMRFIHTLVHDARPVARAGSGGAFEQLAADQHAPDLARAGADFVELGVA is encoded by the coding sequence ATGCGCCTCTTTCAGTGCCAGGCCTGCGGCCAGCCGACCTTTTTCGACAACACCACCTGTCTTTCTTGCGGCCACCGGCTCGCGTGGTGGCCGACGCGCTTCGAACTGACGGCGGTCGAGCCGGCCGACCCGGAGACCGGCGCTCAGGCCGGAGGAGAGTCCGCCGCGCGCTGGCGCCTGCTCGCCGACCCGGACCATCGGCCGCTGGCACTCTGCGCCAATGCGGCCGACGACGCCTGCAACTGGCTGGTCGAGGCCGATGACGCCGATGGATTCTGCGTCGCCTGCCGGCACAACCGGATGATCCCGGCGCTTGACGATCCGTCCAATCGTGAGCGCTGGCAGCGGATCGAGGGCGCAAAGCGGCACTTGTTCTACTCCCTCATGCGCTGGCGCCTGCCGATGCCCGATCGCACGGAGGATCCCGACGAGGGCCTCGCCTTCGATTTCCGTGCCGACGAGGTCGGGCCGGATGGCAAGGTGACCCCGGTAATGACCGGGCACGACCACGGCCTGATCACGCTCAACATCGCCGAGGCCGACGATGTCGAGCGCGAGCAGCGCCGGGTCGCCATGGGCGAGACCTACCGCACGCTGCTCGGCCACATGCGCCACGAGGTCGGGCATTACTACTGGGACCGGCTCGTGCGCGACGGTGGCCGGCTCGATGACTTCCGCGCGATCTTCGGCGACGAGCGCGTCTCCTACGCCGACGCGCTGAAGGCGCATTACGAGAACGGCCCGCCGGCCGACTGGCGCGACCGCTTCGTCAGCGCCTACGCCTCGGCGCACCCCTGGGAGGATTTCGCCGAGACCTGGGCGCATTACCTGCACATCGTCGATGCGCTGGAGACGGCGCACGCCTTCGGCCTCAGGCTCCGGCCGAGGGTCGCGGCCGAGGATCTGTCCGCCGACGTATCGTTCGATCCCTACCGCGCCGGCCCGGTCGAGCGCGTGATCGAGGCCTGGGTGCCGCTGACCGTCGCGGTCAACGGCATCAACCGCAGCATGGGTCAGCCGGATCTCTATCCGTTCGTGTTGACGGCCCCGGTGATCGACAAGATGCGCTTCATCCACACGCTGGTGCATGATGCCCGGCCGGTGGCGCGGGCGGGCTCAGGCGGTGCGTTCGAACAGCTGGCGGCCGATCAGCATGCGCCGGATCTCGCTCGTGCCGGCGCCGATTTCGTAGAGCTTGGCGTCGCGTAA
- a CDS encoding acetyl/propionyl/methylcrotonyl-CoA carboxylase subunit alpha has protein sequence MTTSSIRPLRTVLVANRGEIAVRVMRTARTMGLRTVAVHSEADRDALHVRTADTAVLIGPAAARESYLNVAAILEAARATGADAIHPGYGFLSENADFAEAVAASGLIFIGPPAQAIRAMGSKSAAKALMEKAGVPLVPGYHGADQDPGLLAREADRIGYPVLIKASAGGGGKGMKVVERASDFAEALASAQREAKNAFGDDRVLIEKYLTRPRHIEIQVFADGHGNAVSLFERDCSIQRRHQKVLEEAPAPGLTAEKRAAMGRAAVEAAKAVGYFGAGTVEFIAEGDGFYFMEMNTRLQVEHPVTEAITGLDLVEWQIRVARGEPLPVRTEDLAIRGHAIEARLYAEDPDKGFLPQTGRLTHLVLPEGLPGIRVDAGVAAGDAVSQYYDPMIAKIIAHGASRDEALARLAAALERTEVVGLRTNRAFLARIARHPAFAAAALDTGFIERHRADLMPEPAPVGLDRLALAVAAHLDQAGQAAETDPADPWSPWAAAGAFRLNRPRTVNLVIEADGAERRISAEVAGSRLNIREAGQADTDIAIEARFAADGRFDAVLGAGVGARRISGRVVVAGGRTTIFADGRETVLRFVDPRDSAGHAGHHAGRLVSPMPGSVVRVDAAVGARVVKGQPLVVVEAMKMEHVVSAPADGTITAVKVGIGDVVQEGAELVAMDEA, from the coding sequence ATGACGACGTCCTCGATCCGGCCGCTCCGAACCGTCCTCGTCGCCAACCGCGGCGAGATCGCCGTCCGCGTGATGCGGACCGCGCGGACCATGGGCCTCCGTACCGTCGCGGTCCATTCCGAGGCGGACCGCGACGCGCTGCATGTGCGCACCGCCGATACCGCCGTGCTGATCGGCCCGGCAGCGGCACGTGAGAGCTATCTGAACGTCGCCGCTATTCTGGAGGCGGCTCGTGCGACGGGCGCGGATGCGATCCATCCTGGTTACGGCTTCCTGTCGGAGAATGCCGATTTCGCCGAGGCGGTCGCCGCAAGCGGGCTCATTTTCATCGGCCCGCCCGCGCAAGCGATCCGCGCCATGGGGTCGAAATCGGCCGCCAAGGCGCTGATGGAAAAGGCGGGCGTGCCGCTGGTGCCCGGCTATCACGGCGCCGATCAGGATCCGGGCCTGCTGGCGCGCGAGGCGGATCGGATCGGCTATCCGGTGCTGATCAAGGCCTCGGCCGGCGGCGGCGGCAAGGGCATGAAGGTGGTCGAACGCGCGAGCGACTTCGCCGAAGCGCTGGCTTCGGCACAGCGCGAGGCGAAGAACGCCTTCGGCGACGACCGCGTGCTCATCGAGAAGTACCTGACCCGCCCGCGCCATATCGAGATCCAGGTCTTCGCCGACGGCCACGGCAACGCCGTATCGCTGTTCGAGCGCGACTGCTCGATCCAGCGCCGGCACCAGAAGGTGCTCGAGGAAGCGCCCGCGCCCGGCCTGACGGCCGAGAAGCGCGCCGCCATGGGCCGCGCGGCGGTCGAGGCGGCGAAGGCGGTCGGCTATTTCGGCGCCGGCACGGTCGAATTCATCGCCGAGGGCGACGGCTTCTACTTCATGGAAATGAACACGCGGCTGCAGGTCGAGCACCCGGTCACCGAGGCGATCACCGGGCTCGATCTGGTCGAATGGCAGATCCGGGTTGCGCGGGGCGAACCGCTGCCGGTCCGGACCGAAGATCTGGCAATCCGCGGTCACGCGATCGAGGCGCGGCTCTATGCCGAGGATCCCGACAAGGGCTTCCTGCCGCAGACGGGCCGCCTGACCCATCTCGTGCTGCCCGAAGGGCTGCCCGGCATCCGCGTCGATGCCGGCGTCGCCGCCGGGGATGCCGTCTCGCAGTACTACGATCCGATGATCGCCAAGATCATCGCCCATGGCGCGAGCCGCGACGAGGCGCTCGCGCGGCTCGCCGCCGCGCTGGAGCGGACCGAGGTGGTCGGGCTCCGGACCAACCGGGCCTTTCTCGCCCGGATCGCCCGGCATCCGGCTTTCGCGGCCGCAGCACTCGATACCGGCTTCATCGAGCGGCACCGCGCCGATCTCATGCCCGAGCCGGCACCGGTCGGGCTCGACCGGCTGGCGCTCGCGGTCGCCGCACATCTCGACCAGGCCGGACAGGCGGCCGAGACCGATCCGGCCGATCCGTGGTCGCCCTGGGCCGCGGCCGGGGCGTTCCGGCTCAACCGGCCGCGCACGGTCAATCTGGTGATCGAGGCCGACGGCGCGGAACGGCGGATCAGCGCCGAGGTCGCGGGTTCGCGGCTGAACATCCGCGAGGCCGGACAGGCCGACACCGACATTGCGATCGAAGCCAGGTTCGCGGCGGACGGGCGGTTCGACGCGGTGCTCGGCGCGGGTGTCGGGGCGCGGCGGATCTCGGGCCGGGTGGTCGTCGCCGGCGGACGCACGACGATCTTCGCCGACGGTCGGGAGACGGTGCTGCGCTTCGTCGATCCGCGCGACAGTGCCGGCCATGCCGGCCACCACGCCGGGCGGCTCGTCTCGCCGATGCCCGGTTCGGTCGTGCGGGTCGACGCCGCCGTCGGCGCCAGGGTCGTGAAGGGCCAGCCGCTGGTGGTCGTCGAGGCGATGAAGATGGAACATGTCGTTTCGGCGCCGGCCGACGGCACGATCACGGCCGTCAAGGTCGGCATCGGCGACGTGGTGCAGGAAGGCGCGGAACTGGTCGCCATGGACGAGGCGTGA
- a CDS encoding Smr/MutS family protein: MAGGSGGGRRRRDLRADERALWDQVAQSIAPLESGRPIETSANADGPAALLDPGSAGPLATEADHDAPLVAGPAHGHEPGKRHRTSPAAVTARPKPALKPLAPFDDRTRRRLARGREPVEARLDLHGLTQHDALITLRGFIADACRRELKMVLVITGKGRSGSSGPLFDPNDRGVLRRVVPQWLSMPDMRDQVVGFEEAHLAHGGAGALYVRLRRARVLTIPVPGPSPSVAKPPASKEAGASGRGAKRPRPPSEAKDPADHWAEALGVRPLRDRDDPAESTVVAPHVMPAAPGSAQTEQPSAGRRRRRGALLGDAARLVGSGAEALRAAFRAALEAHAGPMDAATAGLADETAAQQRGVSGDGDNGADPYAGRGVTTKKPRRDRRRRGTGGGADR, encoded by the coding sequence ATGGCCGGCGGTTCGGGTGGCGGCCGACGCCGGCGCGATCTCCGGGCGGATGAGCGGGCGCTGTGGGACCAGGTTGCCCAGTCGATCGCGCCGCTCGAATCCGGCCGGCCGATCGAGACGTCGGCGAACGCCGACGGTCCGGCAGCATTGCTCGATCCGGGTAGTGCGGGACCGCTCGCGACCGAAGCCGATCATGACGCCCCGCTGGTCGCCGGCCCGGCGCACGGGCACGAGCCGGGCAAGCGACACAGGACGTCGCCCGCCGCCGTAACGGCGCGTCCGAAGCCGGCGCTGAAGCCGCTGGCGCCGTTCGACGATCGCACGCGCCGGCGGCTCGCGCGCGGCCGTGAGCCGGTCGAGGCGCGGCTGGATCTGCACGGCCTGACCCAGCACGACGCCCTCATCACGCTGCGCGGCTTCATCGCCGACGCCTGCCGGCGCGAGCTGAAGATGGTGCTGGTGATCACCGGCAAGGGGCGCAGCGGATCGTCCGGCCCTCTGTTCGACCCCAACGATCGCGGCGTGCTCCGCCGCGTCGTGCCGCAATGGTTGTCCATGCCGGACATGCGCGATCAGGTGGTCGGTTTCGAGGAGGCCCATCTGGCCCATGGCGGCGCCGGCGCGCTCTATGTCCGCCTGCGCCGCGCCCGCGTGCTCACGATTCCGGTGCCCGGCCCGAGCCCGAGCGTGGCCAAGCCGCCCGCGTCGAAGGAGGCGGGCGCGTCGGGCCGAGGCGCAAAGCGGCCGCGGCCGCCGTCCGAGGCGAAGGATCCCGCCGATCATTGGGCCGAAGCCCTCGGGGTTCGGCCGCTGCGCGACAGAGACGACCCGGCCGAGAGCACCGTCGTCGCACCCCATGTCATGCCCGCCGCGCCGGGATCCGCGCAGACCGAACAGCCCTCGGCCGGCCGCCGTCGTCGGCGCGGTGCCTTGCTCGGCGACGCCGCCCGTCTGGTGGGGTCGGGCGCCGAGGCCTTGCGGGCCGCGTTTCGGGCCGCGCTGGAGGCCCATGCCGGGCCGATGGATGCGGCGACGGCCGGTCTGGCCGACGAGACCGCCGCACAGCAGCGCGGCGTGTCGGGCGATGGCGATAACGGTGCGGACCCGTACGCCGGGCGTGGGGTCACGACGAAGAAGCCCCGACGCGATCGACGCCGGCGCGGAACGGGCGGAGGGGCCGACCGATGA
- a CDS encoding GntR family transcriptional regulator, which yields MPQPATETIVVRRSTGGDRARTASAIVHRALREEILSLARSPGAVIAEKDIAADHGVSRTPVREALLRLADEGLVVITPQSGTRVARIPIADLPEAIVARRALEEATARAAARLAGPGDIAILRAFLEDQRVAAERDDRDAFHIADDGLHRAIAEIAGHPRIWRIVLQIRTQLDRLRRLTLPEPGRMQRALGEHRAVVDAIAVGDSTAAATIMGAHIGRLHQSLAAVRDLNPDFFEGDLGEIVGSGMPAGAAVTVVARED from the coding sequence ATGCCCCAGCCGGCTACCGAGACGATCGTCGTGCGCAGGTCGACCGGCGGCGACCGTGCACGAACGGCGTCGGCGATCGTTCACCGGGCGCTCCGGGAGGAAATCCTGTCGCTCGCCCGCAGTCCCGGCGCCGTCATTGCGGAAAAGGATATCGCCGCCGACCACGGCGTCAGTCGTACGCCGGTGCGGGAGGCGCTGCTCCGGCTCGCCGACGAGGGTCTGGTGGTGATCACGCCGCAATCCGGCACACGGGTGGCGCGTATTCCGATCGCCGATCTACCGGAGGCCATCGTGGCGCGGCGTGCGCTCGAGGAGGCGACGGCGCGTGCCGCCGCGCGTCTGGCGGGCCCCGGCGACATCGCGATCTTGCGCGCTTTCCTCGAGGATCAGCGTGTCGCCGCCGAGCGCGACGATCGCGATGCCTTTCATATTGCCGACGATGGGCTCCACCGCGCGATCGCGGAGATCGCCGGCCATCCGCGCATCTGGCGGATCGTGCTGCAGATCCGCACCCAGCTCGATCGGCTGCGCCGGCTGACGCTCCCCGAACCGGGCCGCATGCAACGCGCGCTCGGCGAGCATCGCGCGGTGGTCGATGCCATCGCGGTCGGCGACTCGACCGCGGCGGCGACGATCATGGGCGCCCATATCGGCCGACTGCATCAGAGCCTCGCCGCCGTGCGCGACCTCAATCCGGACTTCTTCGAGGGCGACTTGGGCGAAATCGTCGGCTCCGGGATGCCCGCCGGCGCGGCGGTGACCGTCGTGGCCCGCGAAGACTGA
- a CDS encoding YifB family Mg chelatase-like AAA ATPase: protein MVARVTTVAFQGIEAVPVDVQVQITAGNPNFTIVGLPDKTVGESRERIRAALYASGLALPQRRITVNLAPADLPKEGSHYDLPIALGVLAVIGALPGDQLDGFVALGELSLDGTIAPVSGVLPAAVGACALGKGLICPADSGSEAAWASPELDIVVGRSLVQLANHFKGTQVVARPEPRIRENGVALPDLRDVKGQETAKRALEIAAAGGHNLLMCGPPGSGKSMLASRLPSILPPLGPRELLEVSMIQSIAGELADGRLTDRRPFRAPHHSASMAALVGGGLRARPGEISLAHNGVLFLDELPEFNPQVLDSLRQPLETGSVMIARANHRVSYPARIQLVAAMNPCRCGLAGTPGHSCRRGDRCAADYQARLSGPLLDRIDLRVEVGAVTAADLILPAPAEGSAEVAARVAVARNRQAERYRALGLDGIRTNAEAPAAVIETVAAPDKAGARLLGDAAEALRLSARGYHRVLKVARTLADLDGDDHVGRVHLAEALGYRSVGEGFSAAA, encoded by the coding sequence ATGGTCGCACGCGTCACGACGGTCGCCTTTCAGGGCATCGAGGCGGTGCCGGTCGACGTTCAGGTCCAGATCACCGCCGGCAATCCGAACTTCACCATCGTCGGTCTGCCGGACAAGACCGTGGGCGAAAGCCGCGAGCGCATCCGCGCGGCGCTCTATGCCTCGGGTCTGGCGCTGCCGCAGCGGCGGATCACGGTCAATCTGGCGCCCGCCGATCTGCCCAAGGAGGGCAGTCACTACGATCTGCCGATCGCGCTCGGCGTGCTCGCCGTCATCGGGGCGCTCCCGGGCGATCAGCTCGACGGTTTCGTCGCGCTCGGAGAACTGTCGCTCGACGGCACGATCGCCCCGGTCTCGGGCGTCCTGCCCGCCGCCGTCGGCGCCTGCGCGCTCGGCAAGGGGCTGATCTGCCCGGCCGACAGCGGCTCGGAAGCGGCCTGGGCGAGCCCCGAGCTCGATATCGTCGTCGGACGCAGCCTCGTTCAGCTCGCCAACCACTTCAAGGGCACGCAGGTGGTCGCGCGCCCTGAGCCGCGCATCCGCGAAAACGGCGTAGCCCTTCCCGACCTGCGCGATGTGAAAGGGCAGGAGACGGCCAAGCGCGCGCTGGAGATCGCTGCCGCCGGCGGGCACAACCTGCTTATGTGCGGACCGCCCGGTTCGGGTAAGTCGATGTTGGCGAGCCGTCTGCCGTCGATCCTGCCGCCGCTCGGGCCGCGCGAGCTCCTGGAAGTGTCGATGATCCAGTCGATCGCCGGCGAACTCGCCGATGGCCGGCTGACCGACCGGCGTCCGTTCCGTGCGCCGCACCATTCCGCCTCGATGGCCGCGCTGGTCGGCGGTGGCCTCAGGGCGCGGCCGGGCGAGATCTCGCTCGCCCATAACGGCGTGTTGTTTCTCGACGAATTGCCCGAGTTCAATCCGCAGGTGCTCGATTCGCTGCGCCAGCCGCTCGAGACCGGCTCGGTCATGATCGCACGCGCGAACCATCGCGTGTCCTATCCGGCGCGCATCCAGCTCGTGGCGGCGATGAACCCGTGCCGATGCGGGCTCGCCGGAACGCCGGGCCACAGTTGCCGGCGCGGCGATCGTTGCGCCGCCGACTATCAGGCCCGGCTTTCCGGCCCGCTGCTCGACCGCATCGACCTGCGTGTCGAGGTCGGCGCCGTGACGGCCGCTGACCTGATCCTGCCCGCGCCGGCGGAAGGATCGGCCGAAGTCGCCGCACGCGTCGCCGTGGCCCGAAACCGCCAAGCCGAACGCTATCGCGCGCTCGGCCTCGACGGCATCCGCACCAATGCAGAGGCACCGGCGGCCGTGATCGAGACGGTCGCCGCGCCGGACAAGGCCGGCGCCCGTCTGCTCGGCGATGCGGCCGAGGCCTTGCGGTTGTCGGCGCGCGGCTATCACCGCGTACTCAAGGTCGCCCGCACGCTCGCCGATCTCGACGGCGACGACCATGTCGGCCGCGTGCATCTCGCCGAGGCGCTCGGCTACCGGTCGGTGGGAGAGGGGTTTTCGGCTGCGGCGTGA
- a CDS encoding helix-turn-helix transcriptional regulator: MTPFGAKLRQLRAERGVTLKAMAEALAVTPTYLSALEHGKRGVPTWFMVQRIIAYFNVIWDEAEELQRLAEMSDPRVVIDTAGLDPQATELANLLAVKIHGLSKASLTDLIHRLRVAAAKDKV; encoded by the coding sequence ATGACGCCGTTCGGAGCCAAGCTGCGCCAGTTGCGCGCCGAGCGCGGGGTCACGCTGAAAGCGATGGCCGAGGCTCTGGCCGTTACACCGACCTACCTGTCCGCGCTCGAACACGGCAAGCGCGGCGTGCCGACCTGGTTCATGGTCCAGCGCATCATCGCCTATTTCAACGTGATCTGGGACGAGGCCGAGGAGCTGCAGCGCCTCGCCGAGATGTCCGATCCGCGCGTGGTCATCGACACGGCCGGGCTCGATCCGCAAGCGACCGAACTCGCCAACCTGCTGGCGGTCAAGATCCACGGCCTGTCGAAAGCCTCCTTGACCGACCTCATCCACCGCCTGCGGGTCGCCGCCGCGAAGGACAAGGTCTGA